The Nocardioides sp. S-1144 genome includes a region encoding these proteins:
- the paaE gene encoding 1,2-phenylacetyl-CoA epoxidase subunit PaaE — MTVLPAPPTARSSRSAPFHTLRVAAVEPLCDDAAAVTFDVPGDLADAYAFAPGQSLTLRRTVGGREERRSYSICAPAGALPRIGVREIPDGLFSRWLVRDVRPGDEVEVQVPTGTFTADPRSGGRHLCVAAGSGITPMLSIASSLLAQGDAEVALLYGNRTSASVMFAEELGDLKNEHGPRLQVVHVLSREPRDAELFSGRLDGDRLRRILQVLLPVDRFDDVWLCGPFAMITEARAVLAELGVPADRVHAELFYVDEPPPELRRETAVHDGATTEVTVVLDGLSATVAMPQDQTVLDAAQASRADLPFACKGGVCGTCRARVTDGEVDMRRNYALEAAEVEAGFVLTCQSYPVGDRVTVDFDA; from the coding sequence ATGACCGTCCTCCCCGCGCCGCCGACCGCCCGGTCCTCCCGGTCGGCGCCGTTCCACACGCTGAGGGTGGCGGCGGTCGAGCCCCTGTGCGACGACGCCGCGGCCGTGACCTTCGACGTCCCGGGCGACCTCGCCGACGCCTACGCCTTCGCGCCCGGGCAGTCCCTGACCCTGCGACGCACGGTCGGCGGCCGCGAGGAGCGCCGGTCCTACTCGATCTGCGCCCCGGCGGGGGCCCTGCCCCGCATCGGCGTCCGGGAGATCCCGGACGGCCTCTTCTCGCGGTGGCTGGTGCGCGACGTCCGCCCGGGCGACGAGGTCGAGGTCCAGGTGCCGACCGGAACCTTCACCGCCGACCCGCGCTCGGGCGGCCGGCACCTGTGCGTCGCGGCGGGCTCAGGCATCACCCCGATGCTGTCGATCGCCAGCTCGCTGCTGGCCCAGGGCGACGCCGAGGTCGCGCTGCTCTACGGCAACCGCACGAGCGCGTCGGTGATGTTCGCCGAGGAGCTCGGCGACCTCAAGAACGAGCACGGCCCGCGGCTGCAGGTGGTGCACGTGCTGTCGCGGGAGCCCCGCGACGCCGAGCTCTTCTCCGGACGGCTCGACGGCGACCGGCTCCGCCGGATCCTGCAGGTGCTGCTGCCGGTCGACCGCTTCGACGACGTCTGGCTCTGCGGCCCGTTCGCGATGATCACCGAGGCCCGCGCCGTGCTCGCCGAGCTCGGCGTCCCCGCCGACCGGGTGCACGCCGAGCTCTTCTACGTCGACGAGCCGCCGCCGGAGCTCCGCCGCGAGACGGCGGTGCACGACGGCGCCACCACCGAGGTGACCGTCGTGCTCGACGGGCTCTCGGCCACCGTCGCGATGCCCCAGGACCAGACGGTGCTCGACGCCGCCCAGGCCTCCCGCGCCGACCTGCCCTTCGCCTGCAAGGGCGGCGTGTGCGGCACGTGCCGGGCCAGGGTCACCGACGGCGAGGTCGACATGCGCCGCAACTACGCGCTGGAGGCCGCCGAGGTCGAGGCCGGGTTCGTGCTGACCTGCCAGTCCTACCCCGTCGGCGACCGCGTCACGGTCGACTTCGATGCCTGA
- a CDS encoding TetR/AcrR family transcriptional regulator gives MFRAKGFMNSSGPRPGRPRDPDSDRRIHDAVLVLLRERGPLAVTVESVASTSGVAKTTIYRRFADRQALLEATLRAAVAVPEDPPDVPPREKLRWAMDLTWRQMGDVLGRGGLAAVVGDLDPDFTALFRSVLTPSAEVLVRLVREDVVAGELRADLDADAAVSLLVGAYLGELLRRGEVAPTFAERCLDLVWRAMSPLPPGRA, from the coding sequence TTGTTCCGAGCGAAGGGCTTCATGAACTCCTCCGGTCCCCGACCCGGTCGGCCGCGTGACCCCGACAGCGACCGGCGCATCCACGACGCGGTCCTGGTCCTCCTGCGCGAGCGCGGTCCGCTGGCCGTGACCGTCGAGTCGGTCGCCAGCACCTCCGGGGTCGCGAAGACGACGATCTACCGCCGCTTCGCCGACCGGCAGGCGCTGCTCGAGGCGACCCTGCGGGCGGCGGTCGCCGTGCCGGAGGACCCGCCCGACGTCCCACCGCGTGAGAAGCTGCGCTGGGCGATGGACCTGACGTGGCGCCAGATGGGCGACGTCCTGGGGCGCGGGGGGCTCGCGGCCGTGGTCGGGGACCTCGACCCCGACTTCACCGCCCTGTTCCGCAGCGTGCTGACGCCGTCCGCGGAGGTGCTCGTCCGGCTCGTCCGCGAGGACGTCGTCGCCGGCGAGCTCCGGGCCGACCTCGACGCCGACGCCGCCGTGAGCCTGCTGGTCGGGGCCTACCTCGGCGAGCTCCTGCGCCGGGGCGAGGTGGCTCCCACCTTCGCCGAACGGTGCCTCGACCTGGTGTGGAGGGCGATGTCGCCCCTGCCTCCCGGCCGCGCCTGA
- a CDS encoding cold-shock protein: protein MAQGTVKWFNAEKGFGFIAQEDGGDDVFVHYSAIQTQGYKSLDENQKVEFDVTQGPKGPQAENVRPV, encoded by the coding sequence ATGGCTCAGGGCACCGTGAAGTGGTTCAACGCTGAGAAGGGCTTCGGCTTCATCGCGCAGGAGGACGGCGGCGACGACGTCTTCGTGCACTACTCGGCGATCCAGACCCAGGGCTACAAGTCCCTGGACGAGAACCAGAAGGTCGAGTTCGACGTCACGCAGGGCCCCAAGGGTCCGCAGGCCGAGAACGTTCGCCCGGTCTGA
- the paaD gene encoding 1,2-phenylacetyl-CoA epoxidase subunit PaaD, producing the protein MRAAAIAAEVRDPEMPMLTLADLGVLRGVEERGRTVVVTITPTYSGCPAMATMRDDLVHRLADAGYAARVEVSLTPAWSSDWITERGRQALRDHGLSAPGPAPRRAGPIPLTLLPTARAVTCPRCGSVRTELTSEYGATACKALYRCAGCLEPFEHVKEI; encoded by the coding sequence GTGAGGGCGGCGGCGATCGCGGCCGAGGTCCGCGACCCGGAGATGCCGATGCTCACGCTGGCCGACCTCGGCGTGCTGCGCGGCGTCGAGGAGCGGGGTCGCACGGTGGTGGTGACCATCACCCCGACCTACTCCGGGTGCCCCGCGATGGCGACGATGCGCGACGACCTCGTCCACCGGCTGGCCGACGCCGGGTACGCCGCCCGCGTGGAGGTGTCCCTGACCCCGGCCTGGTCCAGCGACTGGATCACCGAGCGCGGCCGCCAGGCGCTGCGCGACCACGGCCTCTCGGCACCGGGACCGGCGCCCAGGCGCGCCGGCCCGATCCCGCTCACGCTGCTGCCGACCGCCCGCGCCGTGACCTGTCCTCGCTGCGGGTCGGTGCGCACCGAGCTCACCTCCGAGTACGGCGCCACCGCCTGCAAGGCGCTCTACCGCTGCGCCGGGTGCCTGGAGCCGTTCGAGCACGTCAAGGAGATCTGA
- a CDS encoding TraR/DksA family transcriptional regulator: MSATEPTPTRLPSPAFRLLLDEAAATRQDQLASLSVAPGDEVAAAQRAALLQTLADIAAARRRLDGHGFGTCLRCRRPIAPERLEFRPWSATCVGCAGR, encoded by the coding sequence ATGAGCGCCACCGAACCCACCCCGACCAGGCTGCCCAGTCCCGCCTTCCGCCTCCTGCTCGACGAGGCGGCGGCCACGCGGCAGGACCAGCTGGCGTCGCTGTCCGTCGCGCCCGGCGACGAGGTCGCCGCGGCCCAGCGGGCCGCCCTCCTGCAGACCCTGGCCGACATCGCCGCCGCGCGCCGCCGCCTCGACGGCCACGGCTTCGGCACCTGCCTGCGGTGCCGTCGGCCGATCGCGCCCGAGCGGCTGGAGTTCCGGCCGTGGTCGGCGACGTGCGTCGGGTGTGCGGGCCGATGA
- a CDS encoding MFS transporter, with product MSGSSDPGTDVPRGTRALAWAVLVASVVQVVAPVVTINGPGSSPGAGSGPDLLITPPGWAFSIWGVIYTAAIVQAVWVLARGAHHVPRRLQVDQVVLYLAAAVWIVVAGADSSLGTAAVLLVMLVAAVDGVLTARGRVGPTSLAVATGVASGLFGGWVTAAFFLNVSTALVDNTGLEADQVGWQAVVLVVASVSLVAVTLLARGAPAYAAAGCWALLGIAVTGASDDTRPVLVLAVGAAVVLAAVALLSWWRGRTATSAPAT from the coding sequence ATGAGTGGCTCGAGCGACCCCGGCACCGACGTCCCCCGCGGAACCCGCGCGCTGGCGTGGGCGGTCCTCGTGGCCTCGGTCGTTCAGGTCGTCGCGCCGGTCGTGACCATCAACGGTCCGGGGAGCTCGCCGGGTGCCGGGTCCGGGCCCGACCTGCTCATCACCCCGCCCGGCTGGGCGTTCTCGATCTGGGGCGTCATCTACACCGCGGCGATCGTGCAGGCGGTCTGGGTGCTCGCGCGCGGGGCCCACCACGTCCCCCGGAGGCTCCAGGTCGACCAGGTGGTGCTCTACCTCGCCGCGGCCGTCTGGATCGTCGTCGCCGGCGCGGACAGCAGCCTCGGCACCGCCGCCGTCCTGCTGGTGATGCTCGTCGCCGCGGTCGACGGCGTCCTGACCGCTCGCGGACGGGTCGGCCCGACCTCGCTCGCGGTCGCGACCGGCGTGGCCAGCGGCCTGTTCGGCGGGTGGGTGACCGCCGCGTTCTTCCTCAACGTCTCCACCGCGCTCGTCGACAACACCGGGCTCGAGGCCGACCAGGTCGGGTGGCAGGCGGTCGTGCTGGTCGTCGCGTCCGTCTCGCTGGTCGCCGTCACCCTCCTGGCCCGCGGCGCCCCGGCCTACGCCGCCGCCGGGTGCTGGGCGCTCCTCGGCATCGCCGTCACCGGCGCCTCCGACGACACCCGCCCGGTCCTCGTGCTCGCGGTCGGCGCCGCCGTCGTCCTGGCTGCCGTGGCGCTCCTCTCGTGGTGGCGGGGCCGCACGGCCACGTCCGCCCCGGCGACCTGA
- the paaK gene encoding phenylacetate--CoA ligase PaaK, giving the protein MEDLSPRPGDLEAIETASVDELRALQTERLLRTVRHAYDNVPHYRASFDAAGVHPDDVRELGHLARLPFTAKADLRDNYPFGMFAVPREQVVRLHASSGTTGKPTVVGYTRADVDMWADVVARSIRAAGGRAGHVLHNAYGYGLFTGGLGAHYGAERLGCTVVPVSGGMTERQVQLIQDFRPDLIMVTPSYMLSVVDEMERQGIDPRSTSLKVGIFGAEPWTNDMRREMEERLDMHAVDIYGLSEVIGPGVASECVESKDGLHVWEDHFYPEVVDPVTGEVLPDGEEGELVLTSLTKQAMPVIRYRTRDLTRLLPGTARTMRRMEKITGRTDDMIILRGVNLFPTQIEELILRTPELSPHFQCVLDREGNLDSLTVLVERREHAAPGAAAEAGVRLKGLVKASIGVSVAVDVVEPDSVERSLGKMRRIVDRRPRR; this is encoded by the coding sequence ATGGAGGACCTGAGCCCCCGCCCCGGCGACCTCGAGGCGATCGAGACCGCGTCGGTCGACGAACTGAGGGCGCTGCAGACCGAGCGGCTGCTCCGGACGGTGCGGCACGCCTACGACAACGTGCCCCACTACCGCGCGTCCTTCGACGCCGCCGGCGTCCACCCCGACGACGTGCGGGAGCTGGGCCACCTGGCGCGGCTGCCGTTCACGGCCAAGGCCGACCTGCGCGACAACTACCCGTTCGGGATGTTCGCCGTGCCGCGCGAGCAGGTCGTGCGGCTGCACGCGTCGTCCGGGACGACGGGCAAGCCGACCGTCGTCGGCTACACCCGCGCCGACGTCGACATGTGGGCCGACGTGGTCGCGCGCAGCATCCGCGCCGCCGGCGGCCGCGCCGGGCACGTGCTGCACAACGCCTACGGGTACGGGCTGTTCACCGGCGGCCTGGGCGCGCACTACGGCGCCGAGCGGCTCGGCTGCACCGTCGTCCCCGTCTCCGGCGGGATGACCGAGCGGCAGGTCCAGCTGATCCAGGACTTCCGGCCCGACCTGATCATGGTGACCCCGTCGTACATGCTCTCGGTCGTCGACGAGATGGAGCGGCAGGGGATCGACCCGCGCTCGACGTCGCTCAAGGTCGGCATCTTCGGGGCCGAGCCGTGGACCAACGACATGCGACGCGAGATGGAGGAGCGCCTCGACATGCACGCGGTCGACATCTACGGCCTGTCGGAGGTGATCGGGCCCGGCGTCGCCAGCGAGTGCGTCGAGTCCAAGGACGGGCTGCACGTCTGGGAGGACCACTTCTACCCCGAGGTCGTCGACCCGGTCACCGGCGAGGTGCTGCCCGACGGGGAGGAGGGCGAGCTGGTCCTCACCTCGCTCACCAAGCAGGCGATGCCGGTGATCCGCTACCGCACCCGCGACCTCACCCGGCTGCTGCCGGGCACCGCGCGCACGATGCGCCGGATGGAGAAGATCACCGGCCGCACCGACGACATGATCATCCTGCGCGGGGTCAACCTGTTCCCCACCCAGATCGAGGAGCTGATCCTGCGCACGCCCGAGCTGTCGCCGCACTTCCAGTGCGTGCTGGACCGTGAGGGGAACCTCGACAGCCTCACCGTGCTCGTCGAGCGGCGCGAGCACGCGGCTCCCGGGGCGGCGGCGGAGGCCGGCGTCCGGCTGAAGGGGCTGGTCAAGGCCTCGATCGGGGTGAGCGTCGCCGTCGACGTCGTGGAGCCGGACTCCGTCGAGCGCTCGCTCGGCAAGATGCGGCGGATCGTCGACCGGCGGCCGCGGCGCTGA
- a CDS encoding NUDIX hydrolase translates to MPAPAAKDVLAAGVVVFRPGRRVLLVHRPKYDDWSFPKGKLDSGEHRTAAAVREVAEETGLHVRLGVPLGNQHYPVVAGRKTVFYWTGRVVGDDDVTGYRPNAEIDDVRWVPADEAAELLTYDHDRVTLAEAVRHRRATRAVVVLRHAKARARRSWRGDDRGRPLLVLGERQAERLVPLLAAYGVTRVVSSPSTRCVQTVEPYVRTTGWDLERRAWLSEEDAVPAGVAEVVADVLDDDRPAVVCTHRPVLPEVLEAFGVRAEALETAELLVLHVRKGRVVGSERHLAD, encoded by the coding sequence GTGCCCGCACCCGCTGCCAAGGACGTGCTCGCTGCCGGTGTCGTCGTCTTCCGGCCGGGACGCCGGGTGCTGCTGGTGCACCGGCCCAAGTACGACGACTGGTCCTTCCCCAAGGGCAAGCTCGACAGCGGCGAGCACCGGACGGCGGCCGCGGTCCGCGAGGTCGCGGAGGAGACCGGCCTGCACGTGCGGCTCGGGGTGCCGCTCGGCAACCAGCACTACCCGGTCGTCGCCGGCCGCAAGACGGTCTTCTACTGGACCGGGCGGGTCGTGGGCGACGACGACGTCACCGGCTACCGCCCCAACGCCGAGATCGACGACGTGCGCTGGGTGCCCGCCGACGAGGCCGCCGAGCTGCTCACCTACGACCACGACCGGGTCACCCTCGCCGAGGCGGTGCGCCACCGGCGCGCGACCCGGGCGGTCGTCGTCCTGCGCCACGCGAAGGCGCGGGCGCGCCGGTCCTGGCGCGGCGACGACCGGGGGCGGCCGCTGCTGGTCCTCGGCGAGCGCCAGGCCGAGCGGCTGGTCCCGCTGCTGGCGGCCTACGGCGTCACGCGGGTCGTCTCCTCGCCGAGCACCCGCTGCGTGCAGACCGTCGAGCCGTACGTGCGCACGACCGGCTGGGACCTCGAGCGACGGGCGTGGCTCTCCGAGGAGGACGCCGTCCCCGCCGGGGTGGCTGAGGTCGTCGCCGACGTCCTGGACGACGACCGGCCCGCCGTGGTGTGCACCCACCGGCCGGTGCTCCCCGAGGTGCTCGAGGCGTTCGGGGTGCGGGCCGAGGCGCTGGAGACCGCCGAGCTGCTCGTGCTGCACGTGCGCAAGGGCCGGGTCGTCGGCTCCGAGCGCCACCTCGCCGACTGA
- a CDS encoding TetR/AcrR family transcriptional regulator, giving the protein MREAVSRTRRGRPGHDRAAVLAAAIELFNRQGYDGTSIGDIAESLNLTKSAIYHHVATKDQLLSEALDLALDELEATVAEATAAGGSAYDRLRGVVRRSVEVLVEHQSAVTLLLRVHGNSETERTALRRRRAIDTQLAALVRQATEEGALRRDLDPDLVSRLIFGMVNSLVEWYRASGPVPTDEVAAAVAAIAFEGLDAAPD; this is encoded by the coding sequence GTGAGGGAAGCGGTCTCGAGAACCCGTCGCGGGCGACCGGGACACGACCGGGCGGCGGTGCTGGCGGCGGCGATCGAGCTGTTCAACCGCCAGGGCTACGACGGCACCAGCATCGGCGACATCGCCGAGTCGCTGAACCTCACCAAGTCGGCGATCTACCACCACGTCGCCACCAAGGACCAGCTGCTCTCCGAGGCCCTCGACCTCGCCCTCGACGAGCTCGAGGCGACCGTGGCGGAGGCGACGGCGGCCGGCGGCTCCGCCTACGACCGGCTCCGCGGCGTCGTGCGGCGCAGCGTGGAGGTGCTCGTGGAGCACCAGTCGGCGGTGACCCTGCTGCTGCGGGTGCACGGCAACAGCGAGACCGAGCGCACGGCGCTGCGCCGACGCCGCGCGATCGACACCCAGCTCGCGGCGCTGGTCCGGCAGGCCACCGAGGAGGGCGCGCTGCGCCGCGACCTCGACCCCGACCTCGTCAGCCGGCTGATCTTCGGCATGGTGAACTCGCTCGTCGAGTGGTACCGCGCCAGCGGCCCGGTGCCGACCGACGAGGTCGCCGCGGCCGTCGCGGCGATCGCCTTCGAGGGCCTGGACGCCGCCCCCGACTGA
- a CDS encoding PstS family phosphate ABC transporter substrate-binding protein, translating to MIRTSLRRALIPGIAAATIFSMSACGASNEDGGDGGSDAGGSAESAGLSGVLKGAGATSQEKAQEAWTIAIQGANDGLEVQYQPVGSTDGRSAFVSGAAAFAGTDSALNDEEGQLTEATEQCGSEPIQIPAYVSPIAVAFNLPEIDVVQMSADTIAQIFDGKITNWSDVPDEQADGVELPDLDITPVHRSDDSGTTKNFTDYLGKAAPDSWSYEAEDAFPVDGEAADGTSGVIQQVSTIEGAIGYADNSQVEGLGRVSVGVGEEFVAPSPEGAAKVLEVSPPAEGVSDVDMAVSLDRTTTESGAYPVVLLSYLVACQSYDDAATEANVKGYLEYIVSDAGQATAAEEAGSAPLGEATAAKAQEIVATIGS from the coding sequence GTGATTCGCACTTCCCTTCGCCGGGCCCTCATCCCCGGCATCGCCGCCGCCACCATCTTCTCGATGAGCGCCTGCGGCGCCTCCAACGAGGACGGCGGCGACGGTGGCTCGGACGCCGGCGGCAGCGCCGAGAGCGCCGGGCTGTCCGGCGTCCTCAAGGGCGCCGGCGCCACCTCGCAGGAGAAGGCCCAGGAGGCGTGGACCATCGCCATCCAGGGCGCCAACGACGGCCTCGAGGTCCAGTACCAGCCCGTCGGCTCGACCGACGGCCGCAGCGCGTTCGTCTCGGGTGCCGCGGCGTTCGCCGGCACCGACTCGGCGCTGAACGACGAGGAGGGCCAGCTCACCGAGGCCACCGAGCAGTGCGGCAGCGAGCCGATCCAGATCCCGGCGTACGTGTCGCCGATCGCGGTCGCGTTCAACCTCCCCGAGATCGACGTCGTGCAGATGTCGGCCGACACGATCGCCCAGATCTTCGACGGCAAGATCACCAACTGGAGCGACGTCCCCGACGAGCAGGCCGACGGTGTCGAGCTGCCCGACCTGGACATCACCCCGGTGCACCGCTCCGACGACTCGGGCACCACGAAGAACTTCACCGACTACCTGGGCAAGGCCGCCCCGGACTCGTGGAGCTACGAGGCCGAGGACGCGTTCCCGGTCGACGGCGAGGCGGCCGACGGCACCTCGGGCGTCATCCAGCAGGTCAGCACGATCGAGGGTGCCATCGGCTACGCCGACAACAGCCAGGTCGAGGGTCTCGGCCGGGTCTCGGTCGGCGTCGGCGAGGAGTTCGTCGCGCCGTCGCCCGAGGGTGCCGCGAAGGTCCTCGAGGTCTCGCCCCCGGCCGAGGGCGTCTCCGACGTCGACATGGCCGTCTCGCTGGACCGCACCACCACCGAGTCGGGTGCCTACCCGGTCGTCCTGCTGTCCTACCTCGTCGCGTGCCAGAGCTACGACGACGCCGCAACCGAGGCCAACGTCAAGGGCTACCTCGAGTACATCGTCTCCGACGCCGGTCAGGCGACCGCCGCCGAGGAGGCCGGCTCGGCCCCGCTCGGCGAGGCCACCGCGGCCAAGGCCCAGGAGATCGTCGCCACCATCGGCTCCTGA
- the paaI gene encoding hydroxyphenylacetyl-CoA thioesterase PaaI: MPEIAGPDPLDTARAMWAGDPASRALGMELLDLGEGRAEVAMTVRADMVNGYALAHGGLVATLADSAFALACNSRGRTTVASGFDITFLEAGRLGDRLVARARETALRGRSGLYDVTVRRDSDGVPIAEMRGRSRALATARGQE, from the coding sequence ATGCCTGAGATCGCGGGGCCCGACCCGCTCGACACGGCGCGGGCGATGTGGGCCGGCGACCCGGCGTCCCGAGCCCTGGGGATGGAGCTGCTCGACCTCGGCGAGGGACGGGCCGAGGTGGCGATGACGGTGCGCGCCGACATGGTCAACGGCTACGCGCTGGCGCACGGCGGCCTCGTGGCCACCCTGGCCGACAGCGCCTTCGCGCTGGCCTGCAACTCCCGCGGCCGGACGACGGTGGCGTCGGGCTTCGACATCACCTTCCTCGAGGCCGGCCGGCTCGGCGACCGGCTCGTGGCCCGGGCGCGCGAGACCGCGCTGCGGGGCCGGTCCGGCCTCTACGACGTCACGGTGCGCCGGGACTCCGACGGCGTGCCGATCGCCGAGATGCGAGGACGCAGCCGCGCCCTGGCAACCGCTCGCGGACAGGAGTGA
- a CDS encoding NAD(P)/FAD-dependent oxidoreductase gives MSTPGTTARTTGPSADRAGAGRTGPRDVAVVGSGVVGLSTAWFLQARGVEVTVYDAEPEARPASWGNAGWLTPGLTAPLPEPAVLRYGLRSITRPTSPVYVPVRPDPTLWRFLAGFARHCTDRRWRSSMQAYAGLNRRALRAFDDLADAGATARPHPARPFLACYRTTQEATSMLEELARIEAAGQRVHFEYLTGPQVRQAQPAVSDEVGAAVLLHGQRYLHPPQFLASLEDAVRGAGGEQRPERVVDVDVEPNAAWVVTDTGRRHRHEAVVLATGSGLGGLARGFGVRRLVHPGRGYSFTVTGTDVPRDPVYFPHQRVACTPLHEPVDGGEAPDGDADLLRVAGMMEFRRAGEPLDERRLRAIVEAVRPFLPGVDLDARWDEWVGSRPCTTDGLPLVGATVSSRVFVAGGHGMWGVALGPLTGQLLAEQITTGRTPDLLRPLDPLR, from the coding sequence ATGAGCACCCCGGGGACGACGGCCCGCACCACCGGCCCCTCGGCCGACCGGGCCGGAGCCGGCCGGACGGGCCCGCGCGACGTCGCGGTCGTGGGGTCGGGCGTCGTCGGCCTGAGCACGGCGTGGTTCCTGCAGGCCAGGGGCGTCGAGGTCACCGTCTACGACGCCGAGCCGGAGGCCCGACCGGCCTCGTGGGGGAACGCGGGGTGGCTCACGCCGGGCCTCACCGCTCCGCTGCCCGAGCCCGCCGTGCTGCGCTACGGGCTCCGGTCGATCACCCGGCCGACGTCGCCGGTCTACGTGCCCGTCCGGCCCGACCCGACCCTGTGGCGGTTCCTGGCCGGGTTCGCCCGCCACTGCACCGACCGCCGGTGGCGCAGCTCGATGCAGGCCTACGCCGGGCTGAACCGACGGGCGCTGCGCGCCTTCGACGACCTGGCCGACGCGGGCGCGACGGCGCGGCCACACCCGGCGCGGCCGTTCCTCGCCTGCTACCGCACCACGCAGGAGGCGACCTCGATGCTGGAGGAGCTGGCGCGGATCGAGGCGGCGGGCCAGCGGGTGCACTTCGAGTACCTGACCGGACCCCAGGTGCGTCAGGCGCAGCCGGCCGTCAGCGACGAGGTCGGGGCCGCGGTGCTGCTGCACGGGCAGCGCTACCTCCACCCGCCGCAGTTCCTCGCCTCGCTCGAAGACGCGGTGCGCGGGGCCGGCGGCGAGCAGCGTCCCGAGCGCGTCGTCGACGTCGACGTCGAGCCGAACGCCGCGTGGGTGGTGACCGACACCGGACGACGCCACCGGCACGAGGCCGTGGTCCTCGCCACCGGCTCGGGTCTCGGCGGACTCGCCCGGGGGTTCGGGGTCAGGCGCCTGGTGCACCCGGGGCGCGGGTACTCCTTCACCGTCACCGGGACCGACGTGCCGCGCGACCCCGTCTACTTCCCGCACCAGCGGGTGGCGTGCACGCCGCTCCACGAGCCCGTGGACGGCGGCGAGGCGCCCGACGGGGACGCGGACCTGCTGCGCGTGGCCGGGATGATGGAGTTCCGCCGCGCCGGCGAGCCGCTCGACGAGCGCCGGCTCCGCGCCATCGTCGAGGCCGTGCGCCCGTTCCTGCCGGGCGTCGACCTCGACGCGCGGTGGGACGAGTGGGTCGGCTCGCGTCCGTGCACGACCGACGGCCTGCCGCTGGTCGGCGCCACCGTCTCGTCCCGGGTCTTCGTCGCGGGCGGGCACGGGATGTGGGGGGTCGCGCTCGGCCCCCTGACCGGGCAGCTGCTGGCCGAGCAGATCACGACCGGCCGCACGCCCGACCTGCTGCGGCCGCTCGACCCGCTGCGCTGA
- the pstC gene encoding phosphate ABC transporter permease subunit PstC: MSTTTKDKPQAQEPAPRAITSLGDRVFAGLTLGASLLILAALASVFIFLFAKGLPGFNRAAEVYGPRAESFLGYVAPLLGGTVIAAIIALIIAVPLAWGIALVISHYAPRFIAVPIAYLVDLLAAVPSVVFGLWGVIVLAPKMVPAFDFLNSYFAWIPIFDGDVSNSGRTIITAGVVLAIMILPIITAITREVFSRTPRLNQEAALALGATRWEMMRLTVFPYGRSGMVSAAMLGLGRALGETMAVAMVLSLGGWSGNLLGPGNSSIAANIASKYKERSEDLLSVLIASGLVLFLLTFLVNFAARWIVGRAERKMAGA; encoded by the coding sequence GTGAGCACGACAACCAAGGACAAGCCCCAGGCCCAGGAGCCCGCGCCCCGCGCGATCACCAGCCTCGGCGACCGGGTCTTCGCCGGGCTGACGCTCGGCGCGAGCCTGCTCATCCTGGCCGCGCTGGCCAGCGTCTTCATCTTCCTCTTCGCCAAGGGCCTCCCGGGCTTCAACCGGGCCGCCGAGGTCTACGGCCCGCGCGCGGAGTCCTTCCTCGGCTACGTCGCCCCGCTGCTCGGCGGCACCGTCATCGCCGCGATCATCGCGCTGATCATCGCCGTCCCGCTCGCCTGGGGCATCGCGCTGGTGATCAGCCACTACGCGCCCAGGTTCATCGCCGTGCCGATCGCCTACCTGGTCGACCTGCTCGCCGCGGTGCCCAGCGTCGTGTTCGGCCTCTGGGGCGTGATCGTCCTGGCCCCCAAGATGGTGCCGGCCTTCGACTTCCTCAACAGCTACTTCGCCTGGATCCCGATCTTCGACGGCGACGTCTCCAACAGCGGGCGCACGATCATCACCGCCGGCGTGGTGCTGGCCATCATGATCCTGCCGATCATCACCGCGATCACCCGCGAGGTCTTCTCGCGCACGCCGCGCCTGAACCAGGAGGCGGCCCTCGCCCTGGGCGCCACGCGCTGGGAGATGATGCGCCTGACCGTCTTCCCCTACGGCCGCTCCGGGATGGTCTCGGCCGCGATGCTCGGCCTCGGCCGCGCGCTCGGCGAGACGATGGCCGTGGCCATGGTGCTCTCGCTCGGCGGCTGGAGCGGCAACCTCCTCGGCCCGGGCAACTCCTCGATCGCCGCCAACATCGCGAGCAAGTACAAGGAGCGGTCCGAGGACCTGCTCTCGGTGCTGATCGCCAGCGGCCTCGTGCTGTTCCTCCTCACGTTCCTCGTCAACTTCGCGGCCCGCTGGATCGTGGGCCGCGCCGAGCGGAAGATGGCCGGGGCATGA